TGAAGCATCAAGGACCTCCTAGATGAATGGTAAAGAACGTACGTTCTGTCTTGGGTTGAAAAGAAAACCCCGCACTGGGGTTATTTTTTTTTGATGTCTTCCGTGATGTCAAACAAAGAAGGAGGGCGTTCCTCACGTACTTTACGGACTTTCCACTGTTTCTTCAAGTCGTACCAGTAGCGGCGAATTTCTTTTTTTTCCTCTTCTGAGGCGTCCAGATACCCGTCTAGGAAATAGTAGTCGTCGGGGTCATCGATCTTTTCCTGCAAGAGCTCGTCCAACGAACGATGATTTGTTTCTCCTGTTGCTGGGAGAATATAAGCCGTGACTTCATCTGTGCGGCCCAACAACCAATCGGTCGTGACGTCCAGCACATCAGCCAATTGCCGCAGCATGTCATTCGGTGGTGTGCTGTGGTTATTCTCGTAGTTACTGATCGTCCCCTTGGTCGTGCAGACATGCTCTGCCAACTCTTCCTGGGTCAGACCTTTTGTCTTACGAGCTGTGCGTAAGCGCTGAGATAGCATGAGCGTGCCAGTCCTTCCTGTGAGGATGTACAAGCCTATTGTACTAAATGAGAGGGAAAAAGAAAAGTATGGATAAAAATTTTGCCCCCAACGAATTATGTACAAGCCCTTTGTACAAAATACAGATAAGAACGATGCGGGGACACTCGTTCTGTACTGTGACAAAAGGGGAGATCAAACATGGAAGATCAAGTAACAACCGTATTACTTCAGCAAGGGCCATTTGCTGCTTTGTTTGTCTGGTTGTTGTTTTATATTATGAAGGCAAATCGCGAGCGCGAGGGGCGACTACAGGATTTGCTGGACAAATACAGCGACAAGTACGATCTGATCCTCGAAGAATTGCGAGAGATCAAGGGAAAAGTGAGGAAATAGCTTTTTTTGACAGCAAGCCTTCTGATGAGCGTGACCAATACAAATCCATTACTTATGTTGCCCGATTCCTGGAAGAGCTTATTCAGCAAGGGGGACAAATCGTTGCAGCCTGTACCAGACCTTGATCGGCCATTAGCCCTTCAAGGTCTTTTTTGTTGTGCCCTTTTCCCGATTCACACGTCTTCTATAATAACTCACCAATACT
The window above is part of the Brevibacillus brevis NBRC 100599 genome. Proteins encoded here:
- a CDS encoding helix-turn-helix domain-containing protein, producing the protein MLSQRLRTARKTKGLTQEELAEHVCTTKGTISNYENNHSTPPNDMLRQLADVLDVTTDWLLGRTDEVTAYILPATGETNHRSLDELLQEKIDDPDDYYFLDGYLDASEEEKKEIRRYWYDLKKQWKVRKVREERPPSLFDITEDIKKK
- a CDS encoding BhlA/UviB family holin-like peptide encodes the protein MEDQVTTVLLQQGPFAALFVWLLFYIMKANREREGRLQDLLDKYSDKYDLILEELREIKGKVRK